Proteins from a genomic interval of Tautonia rosea:
- a CDS encoding RNA 2'-phosphotransferase, protein MSSQMIRVSQFLSLVLRHQPEAIGLTLDEGGWASVDELISCAARNGTKLDRDLIAKVVASNDKQRFRISDDGLRIRASQGHSIAVDLGLEPVSPPEVLYHGTATRFLDAILREGLRPSGRQHVHLSGDEGTAVTVGRRHGAPVILRVAAGRMVADGFVFFRSDNGVWLTDRVPASYLEMSEGER, encoded by the coding sequence ATGTCGTCGCAAATGATCCGGGTGAGTCAATTCCTGAGCCTTGTTCTGCGACATCAGCCGGAGGCGATCGGCCTGACCCTCGACGAGGGGGGCTGGGCGTCGGTCGATGAGCTGATCTCTTGCGCCGCGAGAAATGGGACGAAGCTCGATCGGGATCTGATCGCCAAGGTTGTCGCGTCGAACGACAAGCAGCGATTCCGCATCAGCGACGACGGGCTGCGCATCCGGGCGAGCCAGGGTCACTCGATTGCAGTCGATCTGGGGCTGGAACCGGTTTCGCCCCCCGAAGTGCTCTACCATGGCACGGCGACGCGATTCCTTGACGCGATACTGCGAGAAGGGCTCCGGCCGTCGGGGAGGCAGCACGTCCATCTCTCGGGCGATGAGGGGACGGCCGTCACGGTCGGCCGACGGCATGGAGCACCGGTGATTCTGCGGGTGGCGGCCGGGAGGATGGTCGCCGATGGGTTTGTGTTCTTTCGATCGGACAACGGGGTCTGGCTGACGGATCGGGTCCCGGCCTCATATCTGGAAATGTCTGAAGGGGAGCGTTGA
- a CDS encoding sensor histidine kinase, whose product MASQPLRVLLVEDDPDHADLIRQHLVRSRPKGRPVILEHVDCLAGARQRLAQADELHALLLDLVLPDSSLAHTLAAVLEARPELPVVVLTSLDDLDFAADALQRGAQDFLVKSEITGAILLRSIRYAIERKTAQRQLQDYAAQLERRNEELRRFAHLMAHEVRNPLNVVSLNLMLARRAADDPKRLSDVLGQAEGSIRSLSELVAELLRFADAENDERQGTEIVPMERVLSDALKVLCETLREGRASVSNGPLPAVRGQRTQLDHLMQNLIGNAVKYRSDAPPSIRIEAEPTEGSFTRFRVIDNGLGINPEDRERVFEMFCRLHQPTRISGTGIGLAFCKRVVEAHGGRIWVEPSPYGSGSAFCFTLPTVD is encoded by the coding sequence ATGGCCTCGCAACCCCTGCGCGTGCTGCTCGTCGAGGATGACCCGGACCACGCCGACTTGATCCGACAGCATCTTGTCCGATCGCGGCCCAAGGGTCGTCCCGTCATCCTCGAACACGTTGATTGCCTCGCCGGAGCCCGGCAACGCCTGGCACAGGCCGACGAGTTGCATGCGCTGCTTCTCGACCTGGTCTTGCCCGATAGCAGCCTCGCCCACACACTTGCCGCTGTCCTGGAAGCCCGACCCGAGCTGCCGGTCGTCGTCCTGACCTCGCTCGATGATCTCGATTTCGCCGCCGATGCCCTCCAGCGCGGCGCGCAAGACTTCCTCGTGAAATCCGAGATCACCGGCGCGATCCTCTTGCGATCAATCCGCTACGCCATCGAACGCAAGACCGCCCAGCGCCAGCTTCAGGACTATGCCGCCCAGCTCGAACGCCGCAACGAGGAGCTGCGACGCTTCGCCCACCTGATGGCTCACGAGGTCCGCAACCCTCTGAATGTCGTCTCGCTGAACCTCATGCTCGCCCGACGCGCCGCCGACGATCCGAAGCGTCTTTCCGACGTCCTCGGCCAGGCCGAAGGATCGATCCGAAGCCTGAGCGAACTCGTCGCCGAACTGCTTCGCTTCGCTGATGCCGAGAACGACGAACGCCAGGGAACCGAGATCGTTCCCATGGAGCGTGTCCTCTCCGACGCCTTGAAGGTCCTTTGCGAAACCCTCCGCGAAGGTCGAGCGTCCGTCTCAAACGGTCCCTTACCCGCCGTCCGAGGCCAGCGCACACAGCTTGACCACCTGATGCAGAACCTCATCGGCAACGCCGTCAAGTACCGCAGCGATGCCCCACCCTCCATCCGCATCGAGGCCGAGCCTACCGAGGGCAGCTTCACCCGCTTCCGCGTCATCGACAACGGGCTTGGCATCAACCCCGAAGATCGCGAACGTGTCTTCGAGATGTTTTGCCGCCTCCACCAGCCGACCCGGATTTCCGGCACCGGCATCGGCCTGGCCTTCTGCAAGCGCGTGGTCGAGGCTCACGGCGGACGCATCTGGGTCGAACCTTCCCCGTACGGCTCCGGAAGCGCCTTCTGCTTCACCCTCCCCACCGTCGATTGA
- a CDS encoding response regulator: protein MSRMVKFLLVEDDEDHAELVKRNLRRARVANSVTHVSDGVEALAFLRREEKYPDAERPDVVLLDLKLPKLDGLEVLAAIRADDDLRDLPVVILTTSDAEADRERAYEHHVNSYLVKPVDFEKFRQMVNDLSLYWGVWNVLPPRTDE from the coding sequence ATGAGCCGCATGGTCAAATTCCTGCTCGTGGAAGACGACGAGGACCACGCCGAACTCGTCAAACGAAACCTCCGACGCGCCCGGGTGGCCAACTCCGTGACCCACGTCTCCGATGGGGTCGAGGCCCTGGCCTTCCTCCGCCGCGAAGAAAAGTACCCCGACGCCGAGCGGCCCGACGTCGTCCTGCTCGACCTGAAGCTGCCAAAGCTCGACGGCCTTGAAGTCCTCGCTGCCATTCGGGCCGACGACGACCTGCGCGACCTGCCCGTCGTCATCCTTACCACCTCCGACGCCGAGGCCGACCGCGAACGGGCCTACGAGCACCACGTCAACAGCTATCTGGTCAAGCCCGTCGACTTCGAGAAATTCCGCCAGATGGTCAATGACCTCAGCCTTTACTGGGGAGTCTGGAACGTCCTCCCACCCCGGACCGACGAGTGA
- a CDS encoding sensor histidine kinase encodes MTERTRRTIPDLPPLTEADVTRLLRAIHGSTEGLWEWDVPTGMVWFSPRASVLLGGSSSSPLPPTWDAVRSRMLADDAAAFESALDHATTRGELDVTFRLQTESGAQWFRVRGAPPSEDRPIVTFAGSIQDTDDLRRALDRNAYLAAIINADDDAILGLDHDGVVIACDGGSERLFGQPSDIMLGQSAASLAPWIRLDLLPDLLPRVLRGETISGHVVEHRRDNGDRLELSLRMAPIRDTRSAIVGASIIAQDVTSRRAMERRLVSIGRDLRRRSDELEQFVYTVSHDLKSPLVTCTGYVGLLEEDLEAGDTESALDAARRVRNAVTRMNQLIDDLLELSRIGRSDSPPKSLDLPRLVHEVAEVLRPRFEEREARLEVDPELPEGVFAVDRDLSRALENLLENALKYACDQPGTLVTLGGRHEEGQVLMFVRDTGPGIAPEYHQKIFGLFQRLDTAKPGTGVGLASVAKVASVLRGRAWVDSEPGQGATFWIALPDHSDPDGPECGSP; translated from the coding sequence ATGACGGAACGAACCAGGCGAACCATTCCCGACCTTCCCCCGCTGACCGAGGCGGACGTGACCCGGTTGCTTCGAGCCATCCACGGCTCGACCGAAGGCCTCTGGGAGTGGGACGTGCCGACCGGGATGGTCTGGTTCTCCCCTCGGGCCTCGGTGTTGCTCGGAGGTTCCTCCTCTAGCCCCTTGCCTCCCACCTGGGATGCCGTCCGGAGTCGAATGCTCGCGGACGATGCCGCCGCCTTTGAGTCGGCACTCGATCATGCGACAACCCGAGGCGAGCTGGACGTCACCTTCCGCCTTCAGACCGAATCCGGAGCCCAGTGGTTCCGCGTCCGGGGTGCTCCACCTTCCGAGGATCGCCCCATCGTCACGTTTGCCGGCTCCATCCAGGATACGGACGATCTGCGCCGCGCTCTCGACCGCAACGCCTACCTCGCCGCGATCATCAACGCGGACGACGACGCCATCCTCGGCCTCGATCATGACGGCGTCGTGATTGCCTGCGATGGCGGGTCCGAACGCCTCTTCGGCCAACCTTCCGACATCATGCTCGGTCAGTCGGCCGCCTCGCTCGCCCCCTGGATCCGGCTCGATCTCTTGCCCGATCTCCTCCCTCGAGTCCTTCGCGGCGAAACCATCTCGGGGCATGTCGTCGAACATCGCCGAGACAACGGCGACCGCCTCGAACTCTCGCTTCGCATGGCACCGATCCGAGATACTCGCTCGGCAATCGTCGGCGCTTCAATCATTGCCCAGGACGTGACCAGCCGCCGAGCGATGGAACGTCGGCTGGTCTCCATCGGCCGCGATCTTCGTCGCCGGAGCGACGAGCTGGAACAGTTCGTCTACACCGTCTCGCACGACCTGAAAAGTCCCCTGGTCACCTGCACCGGCTACGTCGGACTCCTCGAAGAAGACCTCGAAGCCGGCGACACCGAATCGGCCCTCGACGCCGCCCGACGGGTCCGGAACGCCGTGACTCGAATGAACCAGCTCATCGACGACCTGCTGGAACTGAGCCGAATCGGCCGCTCCGACTCCCCGCCGAAATCGCTCGACCTGCCCCGACTCGTCCACGAGGTCGCCGAAGTCTTGCGCCCTCGATTCGAAGAACGCGAGGCCCGGCTGGAGGTCGATCCCGAGCTACCCGAGGGGGTCTTCGCCGTCGATCGCGACCTCTCCCGAGCCCTCGAAAACCTCCTTGAAAACGCCCTGAAATACGCCTGCGATCAACCCGGCACGCTCGTGACGCTCGGCGGTCGTCACGAGGAGGGTCAGGTCCTTATGTTCGTCCGCGACACCGGACCGGGCATTGCCCCGGAATATCATCAGAAGATCTTTGGTCTGTTCCAGCGGCTCGATACCGCCAAGCCTGGCACTGGTGTCGGCCTGGCCTCGGTGGCCAAGGTTGCCTCGGTGCTTCGCGGCCGCGCCTGGGTCGATTCCGAACCGGGCCAGGGAGCAACCTTCTGGATCGCCTTGCCTGATCACTCCGATCCCGACGGCCCGGAATGTGGATCGCCGTGA
- a CDS encoding S41 family peptidase, with protein MPQRNLLAIAAVGLASIACWQTSRGDSKDSKDELMELYGVFIDAVEQVESNYVRDVSRRELLESALQGMLQNLDPHSTYYSESEWKKFQRTFEGSFSGIGIQVEVDAKSKRLKVLAPLIGTPAYQAGILAGDLILEVDGESTEGITQDKAVEMLQGRPGTSVKLTVLHPGSEKSETLEVTREVIASESVLGVDRRADDSWEYFVDPEAKIGYIRVSSFYQSTAADIRRALEQLKSEGMEALILDLRTNPGGLLSAAVEVSDLFVDGGVIVSTKGRNTRERRFMANSSGTYDGFAMVILVNSHSASAAEIVSACLQDAGRAKVVGERSFGKGSVQNIIPLEGGASFLKLTVESYFRPSGGNIHKFPDMTDEDEWGVSPSEGLAVELSPEEYVRWELSRRRKDVTSRIARRVAEEEQDEGEVTADRQLDKALEFLRAELGGPESDDQAKESDDSVTEEEPEPSTR; from the coding sequence ATGCCGCAACGCAACCTGCTGGCCATCGCGGCCGTCGGCCTTGCCTCGATCGCCTGCTGGCAGACGAGCCGGGGTGATTCGAAGGATTCGAAAGATGAGCTGATGGAGCTGTACGGCGTCTTCATTGATGCCGTTGAACAGGTCGAGTCGAATTACGTCCGGGACGTCTCGCGACGGGAGCTTCTGGAATCGGCCCTTCAAGGGATGCTCCAGAACCTCGACCCGCACTCGACCTATTACAGCGAGTCGGAGTGGAAGAAGTTTCAGCGCACGTTTGAAGGCAGCTTCAGCGGGATTGGCATTCAGGTTGAGGTGGACGCCAAGAGCAAGCGGTTGAAAGTGCTTGCGCCGCTCATCGGGACTCCTGCCTATCAGGCGGGAATTCTGGCTGGCGACCTGATTCTCGAGGTCGATGGCGAATCGACCGAAGGGATCACCCAGGACAAGGCCGTGGAGATGCTCCAGGGAAGGCCGGGGACCTCGGTGAAATTGACAGTCTTGCATCCGGGGAGCGAGAAGTCGGAAACCCTGGAAGTGACCCGCGAGGTGATTGCCTCGGAGAGTGTGCTGGGCGTGGACCGCCGGGCGGACGACTCCTGGGAATACTTCGTCGATCCCGAGGCGAAGATCGGCTACATCCGCGTGAGCAGCTTCTACCAGTCGACCGCGGCCGATATCCGCCGCGCCCTGGAACAGCTCAAGAGCGAAGGAATGGAAGCCTTGATTCTCGACCTGCGGACCAATCCCGGCGGCCTCCTCTCGGCGGCGGTGGAGGTGTCCGACCTGTTCGTTGACGGGGGCGTGATCGTCAGCACGAAGGGGAGGAATACGCGAGAGCGTCGTTTCATGGCCAACAGCAGCGGTACCTACGACGGCTTCGCGATGGTCATCCTTGTGAACAGCCACTCGGCCTCGGCCGCGGAAATCGTTTCGGCCTGCCTGCAAGACGCCGGCCGGGCGAAGGTGGTGGGGGAGCGATCGTTCGGTAAGGGGTCGGTGCAGAACATCATCCCACTCGAAGGCGGGGCCAGTTTCCTGAAGCTGACGGTCGAGAGCTACTTCCGCCCATCGGGAGGGAACATCCACAAGTTCCCGGACATGACCGACGAGGATGAGTGGGGTGTCTCTCCCAGCGAAGGGCTGGCCGTCGAATTGTCGCCCGAGGAATACGTTCGTTGGGAACTCTCCCGACGGCGCAAGGACGTCACCTCACGAATTGCGCGACGGGTGGCAGAAGAAGAACAGGACGAAGGTGAAGTAACGGCCGACCGTCAACTTGACAAGGCCCTGGAATTCCTCCGTGCTGAGCTGGGTGGGCCGGAATCGGACGATCAGGCCAAGGAGTCGGACGACTCGGTGACGGAGGAGGAGCCCGAACCGTCGACGCGTTGA
- the tsaD gene encoding tRNA (adenosine(37)-N6)-threonylcarbamoyltransferase complex transferase subunit TsaD, which produces MTDPLLLLAIETTCDETGAAVLEGPRPPGGGVPRVRSSVVASQVELHDRFGGVVPEIASREHVRQLLPIVDEALRQAGVGLDQIGAVAVATRPGLVGSLVVGLTAAKMLAMTLDVPLVAVDHLEAHLYACQLAAPERVVYPCVGLVVSGGHTSLFRCEGPIEAELLGGTIDDAAGEAFDKVASLLGLGYPGGPGVERAAKGGNPKAYAFPRAFLREDRLDFSFSGLKTAVLYALRGQDSRGRTGADPGTPSPEVVADLAASFQEAVVEVLVAKCRQALQQTDLRKLGIGGGVAANGRFRDQVAAMASDEGIELFIPPMALCTDNAAMLGVAFPKLAAGQGAELDIDVTAGLVRPTRR; this is translated from the coding sequence GTGACCGATCCCCTCTTGCTCCTGGCGATTGAGACAACTTGTGATGAAACCGGTGCCGCCGTGCTCGAAGGCCCGAGGCCCCCGGGAGGCGGGGTGCCGCGAGTGCGGTCGAGCGTCGTGGCGTCTCAGGTGGAATTGCATGACCGCTTTGGCGGTGTGGTCCCCGAGATTGCCTCAAGAGAGCATGTGAGGCAGCTGTTGCCCATTGTGGACGAGGCGCTTCGGCAAGCGGGGGTTGGGCTTGATCAGATCGGCGCGGTGGCGGTAGCGACTCGTCCCGGTCTGGTCGGTTCGTTGGTGGTTGGCCTGACGGCGGCCAAAATGCTGGCGATGACGCTCGACGTCCCACTGGTGGCAGTTGATCATCTGGAAGCGCATTTGTATGCCTGTCAGTTGGCAGCGCCGGAGCGGGTGGTGTATCCGTGCGTCGGCCTGGTGGTGTCGGGGGGGCATACGAGCCTCTTTCGATGCGAAGGGCCGATTGAGGCGGAACTGCTCGGCGGCACGATCGACGACGCGGCGGGAGAGGCGTTTGATAAGGTCGCCAGTCTGCTGGGCCTCGGATATCCGGGGGGGCCCGGGGTCGAGCGAGCCGCGAAGGGCGGAAATCCGAAAGCCTATGCGTTTCCGAGGGCCTTTCTGCGTGAGGATCGGCTCGATTTCAGCTTCTCGGGCCTGAAAACGGCCGTGCTATATGCCCTTCGAGGGCAGGATTCGAGGGGGCGGACGGGGGCCGATCCGGGAACTCCCTCGCCGGAGGTCGTGGCCGATCTGGCGGCGAGTTTTCAGGAGGCTGTGGTGGAGGTCCTGGTGGCGAAGTGCCGCCAGGCCTTGCAGCAGACGGACCTGAGGAAGCTCGGGATCGGCGGTGGGGTCGCGGCAAATGGGAGGTTCCGTGATCAGGTAGCCGCAATGGCGAGCGATGAAGGAATTGAGCTGTTCATCCCGCCGATGGCGTTGTGCACCGACAACGCAGCGATGCTCGGCGTCGCGTTCCCAAAGCTCGCCGCAGGCCAGGGGGCCGAGCTTGACATCGACGTGACCGCCGGACTCGTGCGGCCGACCCGTCGCTGA
- a CDS encoding HAD family hydrolase — translation MADDGRRFDGIDAVVLDAVGTLIEPSPSVAEVYAAAAHRQGIEADPDVVRVRFKEHFRRDELDDLRGPMVTDEAIEYRRWRRIVGGVLPDLPDPDRAFLELWEHFGRADAWRCFEDVAPALRSLRAVGLAIRVGSNFDGRLRGVLRGLPEVAELAEAVLISSEVGYRKPHPSFYRTACDHLAMPPHRVLSVGDDPENDVAGAGRAGLQAALVDRSGRQGDRPGVFPDLVTLAETFGGCR, via the coding sequence ATGGCCGATGACGGGAGGAGGTTCGACGGAATCGACGCGGTGGTGCTCGACGCGGTGGGCACCTTGATCGAGCCGAGCCCCTCGGTGGCGGAGGTCTATGCCGCGGCAGCTCATCGGCAGGGGATCGAGGCCGATCCCGACGTGGTGCGGGTGCGTTTCAAGGAGCATTTCCGGCGCGATGAGCTTGATGACCTGCGCGGTCCGATGGTCACGGATGAGGCGATCGAGTATCGCCGATGGCGGAGGATCGTCGGCGGGGTCTTGCCCGATTTGCCCGATCCGGACCGGGCCTTCCTGGAACTCTGGGAGCATTTCGGCCGCGCCGATGCCTGGCGATGTTTCGAGGACGTGGCCCCGGCACTGCGGTCCTTGCGAGCGGTCGGGCTGGCGATCCGGGTCGGCTCGAACTTCGACGGGCGGTTGCGAGGGGTGCTGCGAGGATTGCCCGAGGTGGCGGAGCTGGCCGAGGCGGTCTTGATCTCGTCGGAGGTCGGCTATCGGAAGCCGCACCCGTCGTTCTATCGGACCGCGTGCGACCATCTGGCCATGCCTCCGCACCGGGTGCTGTCGGTGGGCGACGACCCCGAGAATGACGTTGCCGGAGCCGGGAGGGCAGGCCTTCAGGCGGCGCTCGTGGATCGGTCGGGAAGGCAAGGGGATCGGCCGGGGGTGTTTCCTGATCTTGTGACGCTGGCCGAGACCTTCGGGGGCTGCCGCTGA
- a CDS encoding carbon-nitrogen hydrolase, whose amino-acid sequence MSRSPQPFTVGLVQMRCSTDPDENLQRACDFLREAASKGAQVTCLPELFRSQYFCQTEDHANFDLAEPIPGPSTEAIGAVAKETGMVIVASLFEWRAAGLYHNTAVVIDADGSIRGRYRKMHIPDDPLYYEKFYFTPGDLGFQSFRTSRANVGTLVCWDQWYPEAARLTALRGADILFYPTAIGWHPSEKDEYGEAQADAWMTMQRAHAIANGVFVAGVNRIGHEGDPAGGIEFWGGSFLADPFGRILAKAGHDTEEVLVVECDPKLMETTRRHWPFLRDRRIDAYAPIVERFLS is encoded by the coding sequence ATGAGCCGATCGCCCCAGCCCTTCACCGTCGGTCTTGTGCAGATGCGTTGTTCGACCGACCCGGACGAGAATCTCCAGCGTGCTTGCGATTTCCTTCGAGAGGCCGCGAGCAAGGGGGCGCAGGTGACGTGCCTGCCCGAACTGTTCCGATCGCAGTATTTCTGCCAGACCGAGGATCACGCCAATTTCGACCTGGCCGAGCCGATTCCCGGCCCCTCGACCGAGGCGATCGGCGCGGTGGCGAAGGAGACGGGCATGGTGATCGTCGCTTCGCTCTTTGAGTGGAGGGCGGCGGGACTCTATCATAATACGGCGGTGGTGATTGATGCCGATGGGTCGATCCGAGGGAGGTATCGAAAGATGCACATTCCCGACGATCCGCTCTACTATGAGAAGTTTTATTTCACGCCCGGCGACCTCGGGTTCCAGTCGTTCCGGACGAGCCGGGCGAACGTCGGGACCTTGGTGTGCTGGGACCAGTGGTATCCCGAGGCGGCCCGCCTGACGGCGCTGAGGGGTGCGGATATTTTGTTCTATCCGACGGCCATCGGCTGGCATCCGAGCGAGAAGGACGAGTACGGCGAGGCCCAGGCCGACGCCTGGATGACCATGCAACGTGCCCACGCAATCGCCAACGGCGTGTTCGTCGCCGGCGTGAACCGGATCGGCCACGAGGGGGACCCGGCCGGCGGGATCGAGTTCTGGGGCGGCTCGTTCCTGGCCGATCCGTTCGGCCGTATTCTGGCGAAGGCGGGGCACGACACGGAGGAGGTCCTGGTCGTGGAGTGCGACCCGAAGCTCATGGAGACGACACGGCGGCACTGGCCGTTCTTGAGGGATCGGAGGATCGACGCGTATGCGCCGATCGTGGAGCGATTCTTGTCGTGA
- a CDS encoding acyl-CoA dehydrogenase family protein, translating into MDDLLTPAQRSWFDAAVTFARSELCDDVAGRDRLGTFHREGYRKCGSLGLLGLPVPKEYGGGADDLVSAVAAVEGLGYGCHDTGLVFALGASLWTVTMPILAFGTEEQKRRWLPGLCDGSLFGANAASEPEAGSDIFSMSTKADRRGDRWVLNGRKVWITGGAIADVLVVFATVDPGKGALGLTSFIVPKDTPGLRVVREIPKLGMRTAPMAELAFEDCELPLDAILEREGRGARVFNAALEWERGAILAGTLGTMRRQLERCVDHARKRKQFGQSIGKFQAVSHRLVDMKLRYETSRPLVYGFARKKARGEDATLEAAMAKLHVSECFVANSLDAVRHFGAQGYVTENGIERDLRDSVGGVIFSGTNDIQRNIIAARMKI; encoded by the coding sequence ATGGACGACCTGCTCACCCCTGCCCAGCGCTCCTGGTTCGACGCTGCCGTCACCTTCGCCCGCTCCGAACTTTGCGACGACGTCGCCGGTCGCGACCGCCTCGGCACCTTCCATCGCGAGGGCTACCGCAAGTGCGGATCGCTCGGCCTGCTCGGCCTTCCCGTGCCCAAGGAATATGGAGGTGGTGCGGATGACCTCGTCTCCGCCGTCGCCGCCGTCGAGGGACTCGGCTACGGCTGCCACGACACTGGCCTCGTCTTCGCCCTCGGCGCCTCGCTCTGGACGGTGACGATGCCGATCCTCGCCTTCGGCACCGAGGAGCAGAAACGCCGGTGGCTCCCCGGCCTCTGCGACGGCTCCCTCTTCGGCGCCAACGCCGCCAGCGAGCCCGAGGCCGGCTCCGACATCTTCAGCATGAGCACGAAGGCCGATCGCCGCGGCGACCGCTGGGTCCTCAACGGTCGCAAGGTCTGGATCACCGGCGGCGCGATCGCCGACGTCCTCGTCGTCTTCGCCACGGTCGATCCCGGCAAGGGAGCACTTGGCCTCACCTCCTTCATCGTCCCGAAGGACACCCCCGGCCTCCGCGTCGTCCGCGAGATCCCGAAGCTCGGCATGCGCACCGCCCCCATGGCCGAACTTGCCTTCGAAGACTGCGAGCTACCGCTCGACGCCATCCTCGAACGCGAAGGCCGAGGCGCCCGCGTCTTCAACGCCGCGCTCGAATGGGAACGCGGCGCGATTCTCGCCGGCACGCTCGGCACCATGCGACGACAACTCGAACGCTGCGTCGATCACGCCCGCAAGCGCAAGCAGTTCGGCCAGTCGATCGGCAAGTTCCAGGCCGTTTCCCATCGACTCGTCGACATGAAACTCCGCTACGAAACCTCTCGCCCCCTCGTCTACGGTTTCGCCCGCAAGAAAGCCCGAGGCGAGGACGCCACACTCGAAGCCGCCATGGCCAAGCTCCACGTCTCCGAGTGCTTCGTCGCCAACTCCCTCGACGCCGTCCGCCACTTCGGTGCCCAGGGCTATGTCACCGAGAACGGCATCGAACGCGACCTCCGCGACAGCGTCGGCGGCGTCATTTTCTCAGGCACCAACGACATCCAACGGAACATCATCGCCGCCCGAATGAAAATCTGA
- a CDS encoding agmatine deiminase family protein, whose protein sequence is MSDEPTTTETPAALGYRLPAEWEPHEATWIAWPQNREDWPGKFEPIRWVYAEIVRHLSRSELVRIFVGSKKVERKANEALTKSGVDLSRVEWVRKKTDRGWLRDSGPMFVVRDRSHGENGELPPVSLIDWKFNAWSKYHQFKRDNRVPRVVAETLALTRWEPRTPIDGTPKRIVLEGGAIDVNGRGTLITTEECLLSKQQERNPGLDRADYERLLGQYLGVTKVIWLGQGIEGDDTHGHVDDITRFVDPTTVVTCVEENPNDPNHARLQENLERLRDATDQDNRPLRIVELPMPEPVVFDGQQVPASYANFYVGNSVVLVPTFNDPKDRVALGILAEVFPDRTVVGIHAVDLVWGLGTLHCLTRDQPRGSLDG, encoded by the coding sequence TTGAGTGACGAACCGACCACCACCGAGACCCCGGCTGCGCTCGGCTATCGCTTGCCCGCGGAGTGGGAACCTCACGAGGCGACCTGGATTGCGTGGCCGCAGAATCGGGAGGATTGGCCGGGAAAATTCGAGCCGATTCGGTGGGTTTATGCGGAGATTGTGCGACATCTCAGCCGATCGGAGCTGGTCCGAATTTTTGTCGGCTCGAAGAAGGTCGAGCGGAAGGCGAATGAGGCCCTGACAAAGTCGGGGGTCGATCTGAGCCGGGTCGAGTGGGTGAGGAAAAAGACCGATCGAGGTTGGCTGCGCGACTCGGGGCCGATGTTCGTGGTGCGGGACCGCTCGCACGGCGAGAACGGGGAATTGCCTCCTGTCTCGCTGATCGACTGGAAGTTCAACGCCTGGTCCAAGTACCACCAATTCAAGCGGGACAACCGCGTCCCTCGGGTCGTAGCCGAGACACTTGCCTTGACCCGATGGGAGCCACGGACTCCGATCGACGGGACGCCCAAGCGAATCGTTCTGGAAGGCGGGGCGATTGATGTCAACGGTCGAGGAACCTTGATCACGACCGAAGAATGCTTGCTCTCGAAGCAACAGGAACGCAACCCCGGGCTTGACCGAGCGGATTACGAGCGGTTGCTGGGGCAGTACCTCGGCGTGACGAAGGTGATCTGGCTGGGGCAGGGGATCGAGGGAGACGATACACACGGGCATGTCGACGACATCACGCGATTTGTAGATCCGACGACGGTGGTGACGTGTGTTGAGGAGAACCCGAACGATCCGAACCACGCGAGGCTTCAGGAGAATCTGGAACGGCTCAGAGACGCCACCGATCAGGACAACCGGCCGTTACGCATTGTTGAGCTACCGATGCCCGAGCCGGTCGTGTTCGACGGGCAGCAGGTTCCGGCAAGTTATGCAAATTTTTACGTCGGAAATTCCGTAGTGCTGGTCCCGACGTTCAATGACCCGAAGGACCGCGTTGCACTGGGGATTCTCGCGGAGGTGTTTCCCGATCGGACAGTGGTGGGGATTCATGCCGTCGATTTGGTCTGGGGTCTGGGGACGTTGCACTGCTTGACGAGGGATCAGCCTCGCGGATCCCTGGACGGTTGA